In a single window of the Methanolobus psychrophilus R15 genome:
- a CDS encoding type II secretion system protein, which produces MSNLYFTFAFNIFGKYYAKKRMDYFGLRYSLMKNRMDLAYDTYLSGALLSSIICSVVALAGFSAIVMILGVPEIRATRLMFPAWTAPYLAYKSIVVALFASIFVVGIVFLAVYKTFLLYPAIMAGDRKRNIDTLLPYAVNYMSAMSGAGVLPVDLFRSLANNSIYGQVSVEFRYLVRDLEILGDDLVTAMKNLSATTPSLMLQDFLQGAITVVTSGGHVETYFQVKADQYIQENRQNQKEFLETLGLLGETYVTAFVAGPLFLIVVMSIMSIMGSAQMIFLYLIIYALIPIGSIMYVILISTLTPEA; this is translated from the coding sequence ATGTCTAACCTATATTTCACATTTGCATTCAACATCTTTGGCAAGTACTATGCAAAAAAAAGGATGGACTACTTTGGTCTTCGATATAGCCTGATGAAGAACAGGATGGACCTGGCTTATGATACCTATCTTTCCGGTGCGCTGCTAAGTTCCATTATCTGCTCTGTTGTTGCTCTTGCTGGCTTTAGTGCAATCGTTATGATTTTAGGAGTGCCTGAAATAAGAGCCACAAGATTAATGTTCCCGGCCTGGACAGCTCCTTATCTGGCGTATAAATCTATTGTAGTTGCTTTGTTTGCCAGTATATTTGTAGTGGGCATAGTTTTCCTTGCAGTTTACAAGACATTTCTGCTATACCCTGCAATAATGGCTGGCGACCGAAAGAGGAACATTGATACTCTTCTGCCCTATGCTGTGAACTACATGTCAGCAATGTCAGGTGCAGGTGTCCTTCCTGTCGACCTTTTCAGGTCCCTTGCTAATAACAGTATCTATGGCCAGGTGTCTGTAGAATTCAGGTATCTTGTTCGTGATCTTGAAATACTTGGTGATGACCTTGTCACAGCTATGAAAAACCTATCGGCAACGACGCCTTCATTAATGCTGCAGGATTTTCTGCAAGGGGCAATAACGGTTGTGACTTCTGGTGGACATGTTGAGACTTATTTCCAGGTAAAAGCAGACCAGTACATTCAGGAAAACAGGCAGAACCAGAAAGAATTTCTGGAAACCCTAGGGCTTCTGGGAGAAACTTATGTAACTGCTTTTGTGGCAGGCCCACTTTTCCTGATAGTTGTGATGTCTATCATGTCTATCATGGGGAGTGCACAGATGATATTCCTTTATCTGATCATCTATGCGCTGATTCCGATAGGCAGCATCATGTATGTCATTTTAATAAGTACTTTGACCCCGGAGGCATAA
- a CDS encoding type II secretion system protein E yields MDHHSDKDKQGKETALVFLDDGLDVGSVRSVPDTEGRKPQYAKTSIGSRLSALRGGTSGMQNRDVMGKQINSEDLADDNTSELLPRINEDSFVDELANLILPADETVSIAELKGKIDVSFEDIRYVEDIPEERETYWSLILKEIFEIPVTEDDYSEDDDDQESLKDRVNKLFARKKINTDPYDMIAHGPIVDFTIPQDSPFKEVELYGVNAPYAYIRIAYNPESHEFQYQAMEPKLSQKEQELLDAIKTKFIETLDINLKEVSRKNAEFFLRDKVMAYLQEYQIDISPKKREKIMYYIVRNFVGYGEIDPFMRDPNLEDISCDGPNTPIYVYHKVYNSIPTSVEFAGDEEVDSFAIKIAQICGRHVSIANPLLDATMPDGSRIQLTLGREITTRGSTFTIRRFKDNPITPANLIDYHTFSTAMLAYLWLAVDSSKSLVFAGGTASGKTTAMNAVSLFIQPEMKIVSIEDTRELNLSHPNWIPGVTRQSFGSGDKGSIEMYELLRASLRQRPEYIIVGEVRGAEALTLFQAMSTGHTTFSTMHADSVASAIHRLENPPINVPRIMIQALDLIAIQVQVKVGDKRVRRCKTLTEVVGVDPRTGELLTNDVFSWDAARDMFQYSGRSYVIESVMENRGWTEERVRDELKRRQEILEWTREKKVSHFRDFAKVVVAYNREPETVMKMVRQDMYV; encoded by the coding sequence ATGGATCATCACTCAGATAAAGATAAACAGGGTAAAGAGACTGCTCTGGTGTTTCTTGACGATGGCCTGGATGTTGGGAGCGTGCGTTCAGTTCCAGACACTGAGGGGCGTAAACCGCAGTATGCGAAAACATCTATCGGTTCCAGGCTATCAGCTTTAAGAGGTGGCACTTCTGGAATGCAAAACCGAGATGTAATGGGAAAACAGATAAATAGTGAAGATCTGGCTGATGATAATACAAGTGAGCTGCTACCTCGTATTAATGAAGACTCTTTTGTAGATGAGCTTGCAAACCTTATACTGCCTGCAGATGAGACTGTAAGCATCGCAGAGTTAAAGGGCAAGATCGATGTGTCCTTTGAAGATATACGCTATGTAGAAGACATCCCCGAAGAAAGAGAGACTTACTGGAGCCTGATCCTAAAAGAGATATTTGAGATACCTGTAACAGAAGATGATTATTCTGAAGACGATGATGATCAGGAAAGCCTTAAAGATCGTGTGAACAAGCTTTTCGCAAGGAAGAAGATCAATACCGATCCATATGACATGATAGCACATGGGCCCATAGTTGATTTTACTATCCCTCAAGACAGTCCCTTTAAGGAAGTGGAACTGTACGGTGTAAATGCACCTTATGCGTACATAAGGATAGCCTACAACCCGGAATCACACGAATTCCAGTATCAGGCTATGGAACCAAAGCTTTCCCAGAAGGAACAGGAGTTGCTGGATGCCATTAAGACGAAATTCATTGAAACGCTTGATATCAATCTCAAAGAGGTGTCCCGAAAGAACGCAGAGTTCTTCCTGCGGGATAAAGTAATGGCCTATCTCCAGGAGTACCAGATCGATATCTCTCCAAAGAAGCGTGAAAAGATAATGTACTATATTGTCCGTAACTTCGTAGGTTACGGTGAGATCGATCCGTTTATGAGAGATCCCAATCTTGAAGATATATCATGCGACGGACCAAACACTCCTATCTATGTTTATCATAAAGTCTATAATTCCATTCCTACCAGTGTAGAATTTGCAGGTGATGAAGAGGTAGATTCCTTTGCCATCAAAATAGCCCAGATTTGCGGAAGGCATGTTTCCATAGCAAATCCGCTTCTGGATGCAACAATGCCGGATGGCTCCCGTATACAGCTCACACTTGGGCGTGAAATCACGACCCGTGGCAGCACATTCACCATCCGGAGGTTCAAGGATAACCCCATAACACCGGCAAACCTGATAGATTACCATACATTTTCCACAGCCATGCTGGCTTATCTTTGGCTGGCAGTGGATTCCAGCAAGAGCCTTGTATTTGCAGGCGGTACGGCTTCAGGGAAAACGACTGCAATGAACGCTGTCTCCCTTTTCATCCAGCCTGAGATGAAAATAGTGTCCATAGAAGACACAAGGGAACTCAACCTCTCTCACCCCAACTGGATACCGGGTGTCACAAGGCAGTCATTCGGAAGCGGAGACAAAGGCTCTATCGAGATGTATGAGCTTCTCAGGGCATCCCTGAGGCAGAGACCAGAATATATAATTGTGGGTGAGGTGCGCGGAGCAGAGGCACTGACGCTCTTCCAGGCAATGTCCACAGGTCACACTACCTTCTCAACGATGCATGCTGACTCTGTTGCTTCGGCCATCCACAGGCTGGAAAACCCTCCCATCAATGTCCCCAGGATAATGATCCAGGCTCTTGACCTTATAGCTATCCAGGTGCAGGTCAAGGTTGGCGACAAGCGTGTCAGGAGGTGCAAGACGCTTACCGAGGTAGTGGGTGTTGATCCGCGTACAGGTGAACTGCTGACAAATGACGTATTCTCATGGGATGCGGCAAGAGATATGTTCCAGTATTCAGGCAGATCCTATGTGATTGAGAGTGTGATGGAGAACAGGGGCTGGACCGAGGAACGGGTACGTGACGAGTTAAAGCGTCGTCAGGAGATCCTTGAGTGGACCAGAGAGAAGAAAGTGTCTCACTTCAGGGACTTTGCCAAGGTAGTGGTTGCATACAACCGCGAACCGGAAACAGTAATGAAAATGGTGAGGCAGGATATGTATGTCTAA
- a CDS encoding cell division ATPase MinD, whose translation MTAKIYTTISGKGGTGSTTVAINIGAAIAGFAKNTLLIDADIGMPTIGLMLGIETSKATLHDVLAGNADIKEAIYDGPNNMKVIPGSISLQSFMNTDPDKLADVIESLRENYDFIIVDSPTGITKNSISAISLADEVIQVLNPDVASLAGAMKIKAVATSLDKQFLGLFLNRTGVTSNELSADRIESTLDIKVLENLPEDANVKNSMAFKSPVVVKYPGSPVSVGFNRLSASVAGIKIPAVETFVEDRKGAKKGKKLSFSKNKSE comes from the coding sequence ATGACTGCAAAGATATACACAACTATTTCCGGAAAAGGTGGTACCGGTTCAACCACTGTCGCGATAAACATTGGGGCTGCAATTGCAGGTTTTGCCAAGAATACGCTTCTCATTGATGCAGATATAGGGATGCCTACCATTGGGTTAATGTTGGGTATTGAAACCTCCAAAGCCACATTGCATGATGTTCTCGCAGGTAATGCAGACATCAAAGAGGCAATCTATGACGGTCCAAACAACATGAAAGTCATACCCGGCAGCATTTCTTTGCAGAGCTTTATGAACACGGATCCTGATAAGCTGGCTGATGTCATTGAAAGTCTCCGGGAGAATTATGACTTTATAATTGTGGACTCTCCTACAGGCATCACAAAGAATTCCATTTCTGCGATCTCCCTGGCTGATGAGGTGATACAGGTCTTGAATCCGGATGTTGCTTCCCTTGCAGGTGCTATGAAAATAAAGGCTGTTGCGACGTCCTTGGACAAACAATTCCTTGGACTGTTCCTGAACAGGACCGGGGTAACCTCCAACGAGCTCAGTGCAGATCGGATAGAAAGTACCCTTGATATTAAAGTACTTGAGAACCTGCCGGAAGATGCCAATGTCAAGAACTCAATGGCTTTTAAATCTCCTGTTGTGGTCAAATACCCTGGATCTCCGGTTTCGGTAGGGTTCAATCGCCTTTCTGCATCCGTTGCAGGAATAAAGATCCCTGCAGTTGAGACTTTCGTAGAGGATAGGAAAGGGGCAAAGAAGGGCAAGAAACTCTCCTTCTCTAAGAACAAGAGCGAGTGA
- a CDS encoding exodeoxyribonuclease III, with protein sequence MGHAMEKIRIISWNVNGIRSVQKKGFLEWLQKEQPDILCIQETKAQKEQLGSDLTEVNGYRSYFSSAEKKGYSGVALYTKKEPLSIKCGFGIPKFDSEGRILIADYGDFILLNIYFPNGKASPERLAYKMEFYDAFLEYALELKKQGRKLIICGDVNTAHREIDLARPKENETISGFLPEERAWIDRFLSQGYVDTFRSLHPEPGQYTWWSMRSGARTRNVGWRIDYFYVSENAMENILDSFIMPDVPGSDHCPLGIVIEL encoded by the coding sequence ATGGGTCATGCTATGGAAAAAATACGGATTATCTCATGGAATGTCAATGGAATAAGGTCTGTTCAAAAAAAAGGTTTCCTGGAGTGGCTGCAAAAAGAGCAGCCTGATATCCTCTGCATCCAGGAGACAAAGGCACAAAAAGAACAGCTGGGTTCGGATCTTACTGAAGTGAACGGTTATCGTAGCTATTTCTCCTCGGCTGAAAAAAAAGGGTACAGTGGTGTGGCACTCTACACTAAAAAAGAGCCCTTAAGCATAAAATGCGGCTTCGGAATCCCAAAATTTGACAGCGAAGGACGGATCCTTATCGCAGACTATGGCGATTTCATACTGTTAAATATTTATTTCCCCAATGGCAAAGCCTCTCCTGAAAGGCTGGCCTACAAAATGGAGTTCTACGATGCTTTTCTGGAATATGCCCTGGAACTGAAAAAGCAGGGAAGGAAGCTTATTATCTGTGGTGACGTGAACACCGCCCACCGGGAGATAGATTTGGCGCGTCCGAAAGAGAACGAGACTATATCAGGTTTTCTCCCGGAGGAGAGGGCGTGGATAGACAGGTTCCTCTCACAAGGATACGTTGATACATTCAGGTCCCTGCATCCGGAGCCAGGGCAATATACGTGGTGGAGCATGAGGTCAGGAGCAAGGACTCGCAACGTGGGATGGAGAATAGACTACTTCTATGTAAGTGAGAATGCCATGGAAAACATCCTTGACTCGTTCATCATGCCTGATGTTCCGGGATCGGATCACTGCCCACTGGGGATAGTCATAGAGTTGTGA